One Fusobacterium nucleatum genomic window carries:
- a CDS encoding AEC family transporter codes for MEAFISSIGSILSIVLLIVLGYILKEKNWFSDSFSGNISKLIMNIALPASIFVSVLKYLTLKSLLSLTGALVYTFLSVIIGYIFAYILIKILNVPVGRRGTFINTVVNTNTIFIGLPLNIALFGNESLPYFLVYYVTNTVSTWAFGAILIGNDTNDKDKQGATFNWKKLFPPPLLGFIVALIFLFLSIPVPAFINSTLGYLGGIVTPLSLIYIGIVLHNAGLKSIKFDRDTIFALIGRFIFSPIVMLILIKFSSDILPLKELSAIEVKTFIVQSAAPALAVLPILVNEAKGDVEYATNVVTTSTLLFVIVIPIITTLLGRI; via the coding sequence ATGGAAGCATTTATAAGTTCAATAGGAAGTATATTATCCATAGTTTTACTGATAGTATTAGGATATATATTAAAAGAAAAAAATTGGTTTAGTGATAGTTTTAGTGGAAATATATCTAAACTGATTATGAATATTGCTTTACCAGCCTCTATTTTTGTATCTGTTTTGAAGTATTTGACATTAAAATCTTTATTATCTTTAACAGGAGCTTTAGTTTATACATTTTTATCTGTAATAATTGGTTATATTTTTGCATACATACTTATAAAAATTTTAAATGTTCCAGTTGGAAGAAGAGGTACTTTCATAAATACTGTTGTCAATACAAATACAATTTTTATAGGACTACCATTGAATATTGCCTTATTTGGAAATGAAAGTTTACCATATTTTTTAGTTTACTATGTTACAAATACAGTTTCAACTTGGGCATTTGGAGCAATACTAATTGGTAATGATACAAATGATAAAGATAAACAAGGAGCAACTTTTAATTGGAAAAAGTTGTTTCCACCTCCATTATTAGGTTTTATAGTTGCTCTTATATTTTTATTTTTAAGTATACCTGTTCCAGCTTTTATTAATTCAACATTAGGATATTTAGGAGGGATAGTTACACCATTATCTTTAATATACATAGGCATTGTTTTACATAATGCTGGACTAAAAAGTATAAAGTTTGATAGAGATACTATATTTGCACTTATAGGAAGATTTATATTCTCACCAATTGTTATGCTTATTTTAATAAAATTTAGCTCAGATATTTTGCCATTAAAAGAATTATCAGCAATAGAAGTAAAAACATTTATAGTACAGTCAGCTGCACCAGCACTTGCAGTATTACCAATTTTGGTTAATGAGGCAAAGGGAGATGTGGAATATGCAACAAATGTAGTAACAACAAGTACCTTATTGTTTGTTATTGTGATACCAATCATCACTACTTTATTGGGAAGAATATAA
- a CDS encoding NAD-dependent malic enzyme, translating into MAKKSYEVLNDPFLNKGTAFTKEERKELELTGLLPPQIQTIEEQAEQVYAQYKSKEPLINKRRFLMEIFDTNRTLFYYLFSQHVVEFMPVVYDPVIAENIENYSELYVNPQNAVYLSIDSPEAIEESLKNAIKDREIRLIVVTDAEGILGIGDWGTNGVDISVGKLMVYTAAAGIDPKSVLPVVLDAGTNRETLLEDKLYLGNRHKRVYGDKYYDFVDKFVQTAEKLFPRLYLHFEDFGRSNAANVLHKYWKTYPVFNDDIQGTGIITLAGILGALKISGEKLTDQKYMCFGAGTAGAGIADRVYQEMLQQGLSENEARSRFYLVDKQGLLFDDMDDLTPEQKPFARKRTEFTNANELTNLEAAVKAVKPTILVGTSTQPNTFTETIVKEMASYTARPIIFPLSNPTKLAEATAENLIKWTDGKALVATGIPADPVEYNGVTYEIGQANNALIYPALGLGAIASTAKLVTNEMISKAAHSLGGIVDTTKPGAATLPPVSKLTEFSQRVAEAVGQCALDQKLNREDITDIKVAIEKIKWTPKY; encoded by the coding sequence AAGAAAGAAAAGAATTGGAATTAACTGGATTACTACCACCACAAATTCAAACAATTGAGGAACAAGCAGAACAAGTATATGCACAATACAAAAGTAAAGAACCTCTAATAAACAAAAGAAGATTTTTAATGGAAATTTTTGACACAAATAGAACTTTATTTTATTATCTATTTAGTCAACATGTAGTTGAATTTATGCCAGTAGTATACGATCCTGTTATAGCTGAAAATATTGAAAATTATAGTGAACTATATGTAAATCCTCAAAATGCTGTATATTTATCAATAGACTCTCCTGAAGCAATAGAAGAATCTTTAAAAAATGCAATAAAAGATAGAGAAATAAGACTAATAGTTGTAACTGATGCAGAAGGTATTTTAGGAATTGGAGATTGGGGGACAAATGGTGTTGATATTTCAGTTGGAAAGTTAATGGTTTACACAGCAGCAGCTGGAATAGATCCTAAATCAGTTTTACCAGTTGTTTTAGATGCAGGAACAAATCGTGAAACTCTCCTTGAAGATAAATTATATTTAGGAAATCGTCATAAAAGAGTTTATGGAGATAAATATTATGATTTTGTAGATAAATTTGTTCAAACTGCTGAAAAATTATTCCCTAGACTATATCTACATTTTGAAGACTTTGGTCGTTCAAATGCAGCTAATGTTTTGCATAAATATTGGAAAACTTATCCTGTATTTAATGATGATATACAAGGAACAGGAATTATTACATTAGCAGGAATTTTAGGAGCATTAAAAATTTCTGGAGAAAAATTAACTGACCAAAAATATATGTGTTTTGGAGCAGGAACTGCAGGAGCAGGAATAGCAGATCGTGTATATCAAGAAATGTTACAACAAGGTTTATCTGAAAATGAAGCTCGTAGCAGATTTTATTTAGTTGATAAACAAGGACTTTTATTTGATGATATGGATGATTTAACTCCAGAACAAAAACCATTTGCTCGTAAGAGAACTGAATTCACTAATGCAAATGAATTAACAAATTTAGAAGCAGCAGTTAAAGCGGTTAAACCAACTATTCTAGTTGGAACTTCTACTCAACCAAATACTTTTACTGAAACGATAGTAAAAGAAATGGCATCATATACAGCAAGACCTATTATATTTCCATTGAGTAACCCAACAAAATTAGCAGAAGCAACTGCTGAAAATTTAATCAAATGGACAGATGGAAAAGCATTGGTTGCAACAGGTATTCCTGCAGACCCAGTTGAATATAATGGAGTAACTTATGAAATAGGACAAGCTAATAATGCTTTAATATATCCAGCACTTGGTTTAGGAGCAATTGCTTCAACAGCAAAATTAGTTACAAATGAAATGATATCAAAAGCTGCACACTCATTAGGAGGAATTGTTGATACAACAAAACCTGGAGCTGCTACATTGCCACCAGTATCAAAATTAACAGAATTTTCTCAAAGAGTTGCTGAAGCTGTTGGTCAATGTGCATTAGATCAAAAATTAAATAGAGAAGATATAACTGATATAAAAGTAGCTATTGAAAAAATTAAGTGGACACCAAAATATTAA